Part of the Paenibacillus sp. FSL R7-0273 genome is shown below.
ATGTTAAAAGATTAGAATCTCCCGGAAAAGAAACTTTATACGCACTAAATTACCTTAAACATGTAAAAGTGTAAAGTTGTTCAATGAAAGCGTTTGATATAAAGCGCTTTCTAAAGAAAAATGGTGATATCGCCAGAAAAGTGTGCTTTAATAGAGTTAAAAGCAGGTATTCCTCGGTTTTTGAACATTGAAGATGTGATCTGCCGTTTACATCCGGTTAATACATCTTTGACCACGAGAAAAGCTTCCAATGTCATGATGGATCCGGCGACTTCTTCGAGATAGTATCCATTCGTTTTTCCATGCTTTTTTTCTTTGTCTACTGTTGCGGGAACTCCTTCTTTTTGTAAAATCCAAGCCATAGAAAAGGGAGATTTAAAGAATGCACGTTCGTTCCTTTCAATTAAGTGACGTTACCTCTGTGACTGAATTGCTGCAGACCGCATTGTCGGAAGAATGTTTTGAGAGCACGATGGAGCCCTTCTCCAGGCAGCTTTCCTGGGATTCCGATCTCATTGTAGTTGCTGAAGAAGATGGTGAGATTGTTGGTGCACTGATCGGTACGATTGAGAAGAATCACGGCTGTTATTTCCGTATTGCCATTCATCCCGAATACCGCCGCAGAGGAATCGGCAGAAGCCTGGTATCGGCGATGGAGAACAGATTTACGGCACGTAAGGTTAGCGGTATTTACGTAGCCGTTGACGAGCACAACTCGTTTGCTTTGCCGCTGTATGAAGCTATGGGCTATAACGAGAACCAGATTTTCAAATCCGTACGCAAGCTTAGCATTGTCGGTTAAGGCCTGTTCATCCGGCATAACGTAAGCGGAAACATTTACTAGAATAGAGAACTATGACGATTTGCATAGTCCGTTCCCTTATACTAAAGCATATCTCCCCATTGTCCGTTGCAAATGGCCGGGAGATATGCTTTTCTATTGTTATGGGCTGAAGCACTGGCGGCGGCACTTATTCATTATAAGGGCGAGAGGGTGGCATATGAACGGGGAATTGGATAAGGAATTTATGCGCAGCCGCAAGCAAAGATACCGTTCAGTCACCCATAACGGTACCAGAAGAGGGCAGGGCCGGGGCTGGGTGCGCGAGCTGCGGGACTGGCTGTTCACTGCTGCAATCGTTTTTGTAATCATGTCGCTGCTTAATCTGTTTGTGTTCAATGTTTCAACCGTAATCGGGCAGTCCATGCAGCCTACGCTCTATGAGGGCGAGAAGCTGATTATTAACAAAATAACCTTAAGCTTTGCCGACCCCGGGCGGGGGGATATTGTAGTGCTGCATGACCCGAGTCTGGGCCCGGACCGCAAGGAATATCTGGTTAAACGGGTGATCGGCATCCCGGGTGATATTATAGAAGTGAAGGAGCATCAGCTGTACGTCAACGGCGTCCCGGCTGATGAGCCTTATGTGGATACAGCTATTCAGGATTCGGATTTTCAGGCGTTAACGGTTGAAGCCGGTACTTACTTTTTGATGGGGGATAACCGTCATGCCGGAGCCAGCAAGGACAGCCGCTATTTCGGGGCCGTGCCTCAGTCCTTTATTGTCGGAAAGGCCATGTATATCTGGTGGCCGCTATCCAAGCTTAACGCTCTGTAAGCGGCGGATCCGGCATTGATGACTATTATGAATAATGAGCAGAAGGAGAAGGCGGAAATGAACAGCAAAGCCCGTACAGCATATGCCCCGCCGGCTTCCAGGTGGGAGCAGCTGAAGACTGAGATTAAAGCGGCTGCCCCGCAGCTAGGAATTGATGATGTCGGGTTCACTACGGCTGAGCCCTTTTTATATTTGAAGAATATTCTTCAGGATCACCGGGATAAGGGCTATGAGTCCGGCTTTGAGGAGCAGGATCTGGATAAGCGGACGGTACCGGCCCTGAAGGATGGTACGGCTATGTCCATCATTGCCATAGCGGTAGCTTATCCTTCCAAAATGGAGAATCCGCCAAAGTCAGAGCCGGGGGAGCGTAGGGGCATACTTGCCCGCGCCTCCTGGGGAAGGGACTATCATATGGTCCTCCGCGAAGCACTGGCCAAGCTTGAAGCTTTTATCCGTGAACGCGTGCCTGATGCATTGCTTGAGAGCATGGTTGATACCGGTGTACTGGTTGACCGTGCGGTAGCGGAGCGGGCCGGAATCGGCTTCAGCGGAAAAAACTGTGCCATTATCTCCCCGGAATGGGGCTCATGGATTTATCTTGGAGAGATGATTACGAACATTCCGTTTCCTCCCGATAAGCCTGTAGAGGACGGCTGCGGAGACTGCACTAAGTGTATTGATGCCTGTCCTACCGGGGCGCTTGTGGGACCGGGACAGCTCAATGCGCAGGCGTGTATCTCTTTCCTTACGCAGACGAAGGGCTTTTTGAGTGAGGAATATATGACCAAGATCGGGAACCGCCTGTACGGCTGTGATACCTGCCAGATTGTCTGTCCCAAGAACCGGGGCAAGAACTGGAACCACCGTCCCGAGCTACAGCCTGATCCTGAGGTGGTCAAGCCGCTGCTGATGCCGATTCTTGATCTGAGCAACCGGGAGTTCAAGGAGAAGTTCGGCCTGAG
Proteins encoded:
- a CDS encoding GNAT family N-acetyltransferase yields the protein MHVRSFQLSDVTSVTELLQTALSEECFESTMEPFSRQLSWDSDLIVVAEEDGEIVGALIGTIEKNHGCYFRIAIHPEYRRRGIGRSLVSAMENRFTARKVSGIYVAVDEHNSFALPLYEAMGYNENQIFKSVRKLSIVG
- the lepB gene encoding signal peptidase I, producing MNGELDKEFMRSRKQRYRSVTHNGTRRGQGRGWVRELRDWLFTAAIVFVIMSLLNLFVFNVSTVIGQSMQPTLYEGEKLIINKITLSFADPGRGDIVVLHDPSLGPDRKEYLVKRVIGIPGDIIEVKEHQLYVNGVPADEPYVDTAIQDSDFQALTVEAGTYFLMGDNRHAGASKDSRYFGAVPQSFIVGKAMYIWWPLSKLNAL